CTTCCAGGTAAAACATGACGACGAATTACATTTTTGTTACGGGCGGGGTCGTATCCTCACTAGGTAAAGGTATTGCTGCTGCATCACTAGCGGCTATTCTAGAAGCACGTGGTCTGAAAGTGACCATGATGAAACTAGACCCTTACATCAACGTTGACCCAGGCACAATGAGCCCGATTCAGCATGGTGAAGTATTCGTAACGGAAGACGGTGCAGAGACTGACCTTGACCTAGGTCACTATGAGCGTTTCATCCGTACCAAGATGACTAAGCGCAACAACTTCACTGCGGGACGTGTTTACGCTGATGTACTGCGTAAAGAGCGTCGTGGTGACTACCTAGGTGCAACGATTCAGGTTATCCCACACATCACCAACGCCATCAAAGAGCGTGTTATTGCTGGTGCAGAAGGCCACGACGTTGCTATCGTCGAAGTTGGCGGCACAGTAGGTGATATCGAATCTCTACCATTTATGGAAGCTATCCGTCAGCTAGCTGTAGAACTAGGCCGCGAGCGTGCTATGTTCATGCACCTGACATTGGTTCCATACCTGGCAGCGGCTGGCGAAGTGAAAACTAAGCCAACCCAGCATTCTGTGAAAGAGCTGCTTTCTATCGGTATTCAGCCAGACATCCTGGTATGTCGTTCTGACCGTATGATCCCTGCTAACGAGCGTGCCAAGATTGCACTGTTCTGTAATGTTCAGGAAAAAGCCGTTATTTCAATGAAAGACGTAGATTCCATCTACAAGATCCCACAGCTTATCAAGGCTCAGGGTCTTGATGACTTGGTATGTCAGCGCTTCGGTATTACAGCGCCGGAAGCTGATCTTTC
This Photobacterium gaetbulicola Gung47 DNA region includes the following protein-coding sequences:
- a CDS encoding CTP synthetase (COG0504) codes for the protein MTTNYIFVTGGVVSSLGKGIAAASLAAILEARGLKVTMMKLDPYINVDPGTMSPIQHGEVFVTEDGAETDLDLGHYERFIRTKMTKRNNFTAGRVYADVLRKERRGDYLGATIQVIPHITNAIKERVIAGAEGHDVAIVEVGGTVGDIESLPFMEAIRQLAVELGRERAMFMHLTLVPYLAAAGEVKTKPTQHSVKELLSIGIQPDILVCRSDRMIPANERAKIALFCNVQEKAVISMKDVDSIYKIPQLIKAQGLDDLVCQRFGITAPEADLSEWEQVIYEEANPTAEVVIGMVGKYIELPDAYKSVNEALKHAGLKNRLSVKIKYVDSQDVESKGEEALQGLDAILVPGGFGGRGVEGKILTAQYARENNIPYLGICLGMQVALIEFARNVAGLEGAHSTEFNADTKNPVVGLITEWVDGEGNVEERTEKSDLGGTMRLGSQLCHLAEGSKARELYGNPTIHERHRHRYEVNNNLLPQLEKAGLKISGLSADKKLVEIIEIPNHPWFVAAQFHPEFTSTPRDGHPLFEGFVKAAGANQRGELNK